One part of the Bacillota bacterium genome encodes these proteins:
- a CDS encoding TRAP transporter large permease, translated as MLFLIASLLVLMALNVPIAFSLAAAPILYLLANPRIPLLMTVQQMFSGVDSFVFLAVPFFILSGDLMHRGGISARLIDLSEALLDRFTGGLAMACAFASMIFASISGSGPATTAAIGGAILPGLVERGYGREWSVALMASSGVIGPIIPPSITMVIYGAMTGTSIAALFLGGFVPGVMIGVGLMIISYLHAKRVGVRRLSERGAHKSIGKAFLDAAWALGMPVVILGGILGGVFTPTEAAVVSVVYALFVCLVIYRSLKITNLPAIFKCSATTTALVMIILANAAIFAWLVSAEQVPQKVIALFQSVTNNRFFVLLIVNVFLLIIGCFIDTSSALVMTVPTLVPLATAVGVDPLHLGPIICINLVVGMATPPVGLTLFTACAIGKVPIARVVRPIMPMILIMVVVLLIVTYVPSVVLFLPRLLLG; from the coding sequence GTGTTGTTCTTGATCGCGTCACTACTCGTTCTGATGGCCCTGAACGTGCCGATCGCGTTCTCTCTGGCCGCGGCGCCCATACTGTATCTCCTGGCGAACCCGCGGATCCCGCTGCTCATGACCGTCCAGCAGATGTTCAGCGGAGTCGATTCATTCGTCTTCCTGGCGGTCCCATTCTTCATACTATCGGGTGACCTGATGCATCGCGGCGGCATATCGGCGCGCCTGATCGACCTCAGCGAGGCGCTCCTCGACCGGTTTACGGGCGGGCTGGCCATGGCATGCGCGTTCGCGTCAATGATCTTTGCCTCGATAAGCGGATCCGGTCCGGCGACCACCGCCGCGATCGGCGGCGCCATACTGCCCGGCCTCGTCGAGCGAGGCTACGGGCGAGAGTGGTCCGTCGCACTGATGGCCTCGTCGGGCGTGATCGGGCCGATCATACCCCCCAGCATTACGATGGTCATTTACGGGGCGATGACGGGGACGTCCATAGCCGCGCTGTTTCTCGGGGGGTTTGTCCCGGGCGTCATGATCGGCGTCGGGCTCATGATAATCAGCTACCTCCACGCCAAGCGCGTGGGGGTGCGACGGCTCTCGGAACGCGGGGCGCACAAGAGCATCGGCAAGGCGTTTCTCGACGCAGCGTGGGCGCTCGGCATGCCGGTCGTGATCCTCGGCGGCATCCTTGGCGGGGTGTTCACGCCGACGGAAGCGGCCGTGGTGAGCGTCGTCTACGCCCTTTTCGTCTGCCTCGTGATTTACAGGTCGTTGAAGATCACCAATCTCCCGGCGATCTTCAAGTGCTCCGCCACGACAACCGCGCTGGTCATGATAATCCTGGCAAACGCGGCGATATTCGCGTGGCTGGTGAGCGCGGAACAGGTGCCCCAGAAGGTCATCGCCCTGTTCCAGTCCGTTACCAACAACCGCTTTTTCGTACTGCTCATCGTTAACGTATTCCTGCTGATCATCGGGTGTTTCATCGATACATCCTCGGCCCTGGTAATGACCGTCCCCACGCTCGTTCCGCTGGCGACAGCGGTCGGCGTGGACCCGCTGCACCTGGGGCCGATAATATGCATAAACCTCGTGGTCGGCATGGCTACGCCACCGGTCGGACTTACCCTGTTTACGGCGTGCGCCATCGGAAAGGTCCCGATCGCCCGCGTCGTCAGACCCATCATGCCCATGATCCTCATCATGGTCGTGGTGCTTCTGATAGTCACTTACGTGCCGTCGGTGGTGCTGTTCCTCCCGAGGCTGCTGCTCGGGTAG
- a CDS encoding 4Fe-4S dicluster domain-containing protein, whose protein sequence is MTSRSLLVVHQERCTGCRLCETVCALFHDGVVSPSLSRVSVIKDEIKGTDIPILCAHCDRPACREVCPSRAIRPTGAHGTGIIDPGRCIGCRLCVQACSFGGISLTPEGEPRKCDLCGGEPRCARYCPAGAIEYLPASRIGPRKRRLGAGRLVEFVAVAESKGV, encoded by the coding sequence GTGACTTCAAGGAGTCTTCTGGTGGTACACCAGGAGCGCTGCACCGGTTGCAGGCTTTGCGAAACAGTGTGCGCCCTGTTCCACGATGGGGTGGTGTCGCCCAGCCTATCGAGGGTGTCCGTAATCAAGGACGAGATCAAGGGGACCGACATCCCCATCCTCTGCGCGCACTGCGACAGGCCGGCGTGCAGGGAGGTTTGCCCCAGCAGGGCGATACGCCCCACCGGGGCGCATGGGACCGGCATCATCGACCCGGGCCGGTGTATCGGTTGCCGCCTGTGCGTGCAGGCGTGTTCGTTCGGCGGCATCTCGCTCACGCCGGAGGGCGAGCCGCGGAAGTGCGACCTGTGCGGCGGTGAGCCGAGATGCGCGAGGTACTGTCCCGCGGGCGCGATCGAATACCTGCCGGCGTCGCGTATCGGACCCCGCAAGCGCAGGCTCGGGGCAGGCAGGCTTGTCGAATTCGTCGCTGTCGCGGAATCGAAGGGGGTCTGA
- a CDS encoding aldehyde ferredoxin oxidoreductase family protein, with product MRSPYGNVLTIDLPAQEISSSPLDESRVNAYLGGRGLNSRLLYEMTKGGEDPLGPDNPLIFGAGLLTGSVVPCSSRFTVTTRSPLTGAIGDGNSGGFFGPEMRFAGYSHIVFSGKAPSPVYVYVEDDRVEIRDASHLWGLDTAETTSRIQIEIGDPDVQVACIGPAGENLVKVSCIINNLSRAVARSGVGAVMGSKNLKAVAVRGSGSLRTASPEAAFKMLDRVKELKVSDMSFSLFSKYGTPGLVSVYNSRGVLPVNNFQRSYVPDIEPLSGDTFINEHSVKAKGCYNCVIHCSHFYRVEGSHAEEGMEYESIGALGPRLGVMDFPTVLKANLACNRLGLDTIGAGDAIGFLMECRERGLVSESEVDGLDVTWGNGVVVLELLDQMARRKGVGNLLAEGSFNAAKEIGRGAERYAMCVKGQAMITADPRGLMGWGLAFAVANRGADHLRAHPVVEYCFTPERALELWGTTKAVDRTATEGKGRMIKWCEDARAIVDSIGVCKFLTRTAYLQPSQLATLIEPATGLKFTETCLMKAGERITNLERLYNTREGFGRSQDTLPDRFLREPIPEGPSAGMVIPLDVMLDEYYEARGWDVSKGIPTKEKLAELGLA from the coding sequence GTGAGATCACCATACGGTAACGTACTCACGATCGATCTTCCGGCGCAGGAAATCTCATCGAGCCCCCTCGACGAATCCCGCGTGAACGCCTACCTCGGAGGCAGGGGCCTGAACTCGCGGCTCCTGTACGAGATGACCAAAGGTGGCGAGGACCCACTCGGCCCGGACAATCCGCTAATATTCGGCGCCGGGCTGCTCACCGGCAGCGTGGTGCCGTGTTCCAGCCGGTTCACCGTGACCACCAGGTCACCGCTGACGGGCGCCATCGGCGACGGGAACTCCGGCGGTTTCTTCGGCCCCGAGATGCGGTTCGCGGGCTACAGCCACATCGTTTTCAGCGGGAAGGCTCCATCCCCGGTCTACGTGTACGTCGAGGACGACCGCGTGGAGATCCGCGACGCATCCCACCTGTGGGGTCTCGACACGGCCGAGACGACTTCGCGAATACAGATAGAGATCGGAGACCCCGACGTCCAGGTGGCGTGCATCGGGCCCGCGGGTGAAAACCTGGTCAAGGTGTCCTGTATCATCAACAACCTGAGTCGCGCGGTGGCGCGGTCGGGCGTGGGCGCCGTTATGGGCTCCAAGAACCTCAAGGCGGTGGCCGTCCGCGGCTCGGGAAGCCTCCGGACCGCGTCGCCGGAAGCCGCGTTCAAGATGCTCGACCGGGTCAAGGAATTGAAGGTCTCCGACATGTCGTTCAGTCTCTTCAGCAAGTACGGCACTCCGGGTCTCGTCAGCGTGTACAATTCCCGGGGGGTCCTTCCAGTCAACAACTTTCAGAGGTCGTACGTGCCCGACATTGAGCCGCTGAGCGGCGATACGTTCATAAACGAACACTCAGTGAAAGCAAAGGGATGCTACAACTGCGTGATCCACTGCAGCCATTTCTACCGGGTGGAAGGTAGCCACGCCGAGGAGGGCATGGAGTACGAATCAATCGGCGCGCTGGGTCCCCGGCTCGGCGTGATGGACTTCCCGACGGTTCTCAAGGCGAATCTCGCATGCAACCGCCTGGGCCTCGACACTATCGGCGCAGGCGACGCGATCGGATTCCTGATGGAATGCCGCGAAAGGGGGCTCGTCTCCGAAAGCGAAGTTGATGGACTTGACGTAACCTGGGGCAACGGCGTGGTCGTGCTGGAGTTGCTCGACCAGATGGCGCGCAGGAAGGGCGTGGGCAACCTCCTCGCGGAGGGCTCGTTCAATGCGGCCAAGGAGATCGGCAGAGGCGCGGAGCGGTACGCCATGTGCGTTAAGGGTCAGGCGATGATCACGGCGGACCCAAGGGGCCTGATGGGCTGGGGCCTCGCGTTCGCCGTTGCGAACCGCGGCGCCGACCACCTCAGGGCGCACCCTGTGGTGGAATACTGCTTCACCCCGGAACGCGCCCTGGAGCTGTGGGGCACGACGAAGGCTGTCGACCGCACCGCGACCGAGGGCAAGGGCAGGATGATCAAGTGGTGCGAGGACGCCAGGGCGATCGTGGACTCGATCGGCGTGTGCAAGTTCCTCACCCGCACCGCTTACCTCCAGCCGTCCCAGCTCGCGACGCTCATCGAGCCAGCAACCGGACTGAAGTTCACGGAAACCTGTCTTATGAAAGCCGGCGAGCGGATCACGAACCTCGAACGGCTTTACAACACACGTGAGGGGTTCGGCCGCAGCCAGGACACTCTGCCGGACAGGTTCCTCAGGGAGCCCATCCCCGAGGGGCCTTCGGCCGGCATGGTCATCCCCCTCGACGTCATGCTAGACGAATACTATGAGGCCAGGGGCTGGGACGTCAGCAAGGGCATCCCGACGAAAGAGAAGCTGGCCGAGCTAGGACTGGCCTGA
- a CDS encoding MoaD/ThiS family protein — protein sequence MGDIRVQLIGGVREIAGATEFTHTTITPVTVRRLLAELEGRFGRRFGKEVCAVAYPGGPSFYQILVNGANILSGAGPDTVIADGDEVLISPPISGG from the coding sequence ATGGGCGACATAAGGGTGCAACTGATAGGCGGGGTCAGGGAAATTGCCGGCGCGACCGAATTTACCCATACCACGATTACCCCGGTCACCGTCAGGCGCCTCCTGGCCGAGCTCGAGGGCCGGTTCGGGCGCCGGTTCGGTAAAGAGGTGTGCGCGGTGGCCTACCCAGGCGGCCCCTCTTTCTACCAGATCCTCGTGAACGGCGCCAACATCCTTTCGGGCGCCGGCCCCGACACCGTCATAGCGGACGGCGACGAGGTCTTGATATCTCCTCCTATTTCGGGCGGGTAG
- a CDS encoding peptide transporter — METSAEPGKRLHVSAFEPATFVVSVAMAALSGAICMQIISKLGITPNTSIIGAVVAMAVARIPLRSFRAFRSLDRQNLVQTMTSAGGFGAANCVLLSVGILYLLGYRNLAVPMAIGSAIGMLVDMLLVWRTYDTPLFPASGPWPPGVATAEAIFAGDEGGKRARRLLEGIVAGVVGSYFKLPMAGIGIVFIANIFAMSALGIGLIFRGYSQQLFSIDLGKTYIPHGIMIGAGIVSLIQAANIIIKGYSRKATSTAGAGALDEGVTVSARAIPKAFAESGVLFVAGSLVLAVVSGVFASMSAGQIFVWVAWASFSALVSTVLVGMCAMHSGWFPGFAITVIFLTLGVFMNIPAVPLALLTGYVTSTGPCLADLGYDLKTGWLLRGRGKNPAYELEGRKQQFYSELVGAIVAMAVVLLFMDMHFKLDLLPPVSRVFATTIKAGADPKIISQLVMWAIPGAILQAIGGSSKALGILFATGLLIKNPIYGIGVLMAVVVRLIIGTEPMEVREAGLIAGDGIYGFASALLKTFTG; from the coding sequence ATGGAAACATCAGCAGAGCCGGGAAAGAGGCTCCATGTGAGCGCGTTTGAGCCAGCCACGTTCGTTGTCAGCGTGGCCATGGCGGCTTTGTCCGGGGCCATATGCATGCAGATCATATCGAAACTCGGGATTACTCCGAACACGTCCATCATTGGCGCCGTCGTGGCCATGGCCGTCGCACGCATCCCGCTGAGGTCGTTCAGGGCATTCAGGTCACTGGACCGCCAGAACCTGGTCCAGACGATGACATCCGCGGGTGGGTTCGGGGCCGCTAACTGTGTTCTCTTGTCTGTCGGAATACTCTATCTGCTCGGCTACCGGAATCTTGCCGTCCCCATGGCCATCGGGTCCGCAATAGGAATGCTCGTCGACATGTTGCTCGTATGGCGGACGTACGACACCCCCCTGTTCCCCGCCAGTGGCCCCTGGCCTCCGGGTGTGGCAACCGCCGAGGCGATCTTCGCCGGCGACGAGGGAGGCAAAAGGGCCCGCAGGCTGCTTGAAGGTATAGTCGCGGGCGTTGTGGGTTCATACTTCAAGCTGCCCATGGCGGGCATCGGAATTGTATTCATAGCGAATATCTTCGCCATGAGCGCCCTGGGCATCGGGCTGATATTCAGGGGCTACAGCCAGCAGCTGTTCAGCATCGACCTGGGTAAGACGTACATACCGCACGGGATCATGATCGGAGCGGGTATCGTATCGCTAATCCAGGCCGCCAATATCATTATCAAGGGATATTCCAGGAAGGCGACGTCAACGGCCGGAGCGGGCGCCCTCGACGAAGGTGTAACTGTCAGCGCAAGAGCAATCCCGAAGGCCTTTGCGGAATCCGGAGTGCTCTTCGTAGCGGGTTCGCTGGTACTGGCCGTGGTGTCGGGTGTATTCGCCTCCATGTCGGCAGGCCAGATCTTTGTGTGGGTGGCCTGGGCGTCGTTCTCGGCGCTGGTCTCCACCGTACTGGTTGGGATGTGCGCCATGCACTCCGGCTGGTTCCCAGGGTTCGCGATCACGGTCATCTTCCTCACTCTCGGGGTGTTCATGAACATACCGGCGGTGCCGCTGGCCCTCCTGACAGGCTACGTCACATCCACCGGCCCGTGCCTGGCCGACCTTGGCTACGACCTGAAGACCGGCTGGCTGCTCCGCGGCAGGGGCAAGAACCCGGCCTACGAGCTTGAGGGCCGCAAACAGCAATTCTACAGCGAACTGGTGGGCGCGATCGTAGCCATGGCAGTCGTCCTGCTGTTCATGGACATGCATTTCAAGCTCGACCTGCTGCCACCCGTAAGCCGTGTGTTCGCCACGACGATCAAGGCCGGAGCCGACCCAAAGATCATAAGCCAGCTCGTAATGTGGGCCATTCCAGGGGCAATTCTGCAGGCAATCGGCGGTTCCAGCAAGGCCCTCGGAATCCTGTTCGCGACGGGACTCCTCATAAAGAACCCGATCTACGGGATAGGCGTTCTGATGGCGGTGGTAGTCCGGCTCATCATAGGGACCGAACCGATGGAGGTAAGGGAAGCAGGCCTCATCGCGGGCGACGGGATTTACGGGTTCGCCAGCGCTCTCTTGAAGACATTTACCGGATAG
- a CDS encoding hydantoin racemase has translation MLNLHGRIIEQAYPSLEVTSRCITAHPEGVHDELTEGTASPLVVELALAFEHEGFDAVVVSCAGDPGVEGARQKLRIPVIGAGEATAALALGFGGRVGALGITAEVPAAMRAILRDSLVSSARPAGVYTTLDLLTEEGRASVNEAALSLKREGARVIALACTGLSTIGAASAIRAATGLRVIDPVIAEGLFAYHAVSF, from the coding sequence ATGCTCAATCTCCACGGAAGGATCATCGAGCAAGCCTATCCTTCGCTCGAGGTGACCTCCCGGTGTATCACCGCGCACCCGGAGGGCGTCCACGATGAACTCACGGAAGGCACGGCCTCTCCCCTTGTGGTCGAGCTGGCCCTCGCCTTCGAGCACGAGGGATTCGACGCCGTGGTGGTCAGCTGCGCAGGTGACCCCGGCGTCGAGGGGGCGCGACAGAAGCTCCGGATCCCCGTAATCGGCGCGGGCGAAGCGACGGCGGCTCTCGCGCTCGGCTTCGGTGGGAGGGTCGGGGCGCTGGGCATAACGGCGGAAGTCCCCGCCGCGATGCGAGCCATTCTGAGGGATTCCCTGGTGTCCTCGGCGCGTCCGGCCGGAGTGTACACTACGCTCGACCTCCTCACGGAAGAGGGGCGCGCTTCAGTCAATGAGGCCGCTCTGAGCCTCAAAAGGGAGGGGGCCCGCGTGATCGCGCTTGCATGCACCGGCCTCTCCACGATCGGGGCGGCGAGCGCGATCAGGGCAGCAACAGGGCTGAGGGTGATTGACCCCGTGATCGCCGAAGGCCTGTTCGCCTATCACGCCGTGTCATTCTGA
- a CDS encoding DUF917 family protein, translating into MGRLALNQDLLEAAVLGGGFYGGGGGGAPSTGTEMGGLALSLGDPYLVDAGDVPADAVLLTVSAVGAPAAKGRHAKAYHYLKAVELLLKYTGQPVHGFITNECGALATVNGWVQAAAFGLPVVDVPCNGRAHPTGTMGSMGLHLAPGYMSLQVGVGGSVEQGTYVEVFVKGQIEKASAMVRQAAVQAGGLVAVARNPVSAAYAREHGAPGAVLQCVRVGRAILEAGRLSPLAGIEAAADAAGGEVACRGTVLAKDIETAGGFDVGRVVLEDGTDLVFWNEYMTLERSGERLATFPDLITTMDVHAGLPVSTAELQPGQQVAVVVVRKSALRLGAGVKDKGLYSTVEQVTGKEVIKYAFDER; encoded by the coding sequence GTGGGCAGACTTGCGTTGAACCAGGACCTTCTCGAAGCTGCGGTACTCGGCGGGGGCTTTTACGGAGGAGGAGGGGGCGGCGCCCCATCGACAGGAACGGAAATGGGCGGATTGGCCCTGTCCCTCGGTGACCCGTACCTGGTCGACGCCGGGGATGTGCCGGCCGATGCCGTATTGCTGACGGTATCAGCTGTCGGCGCCCCCGCTGCGAAAGGACGCCACGCTAAGGCCTATCATTACCTCAAGGCCGTTGAACTCCTGCTCAAATACACCGGCCAACCGGTTCACGGTTTCATCACGAACGAGTGCGGTGCCCTGGCGACGGTGAACGGGTGGGTCCAGGCCGCGGCGTTTGGGTTGCCCGTAGTGGATGTCCCGTGCAACGGGCGGGCGCACCCCACCGGGACGATGGGATCCATGGGGCTGCATCTCGCCCCCGGCTATATGTCGTTGCAGGTGGGCGTCGGCGGTAGCGTCGAGCAGGGGACCTACGTGGAGGTCTTCGTCAAGGGCCAGATCGAAAAGGCATCGGCCATGGTGAGGCAAGCCGCGGTACAGGCCGGCGGCCTGGTGGCCGTGGCCAGAAACCCCGTCAGCGCCGCGTACGCCCGCGAGCATGGCGCCCCCGGAGCAGTCCTGCAGTGTGTCAGGGTGGGCCGCGCGATTCTGGAGGCGGGCAGGCTGTCCCCACTCGCGGGGATCGAGGCTGCGGCGGACGCGGCGGGCGGAGAAGTCGCCTGCAGGGGGACCGTCCTGGCCAAGGATATCGAGACTGCGGGCGGCTTCGACGTGGGCAGGGTCGTCCTCGAGGACGGAACGGACCTCGTGTTCTGGAACGAGTACATGACGCTCGAGAGGTCCGGTGAGCGCCTGGCCACATTCCCGGACCTCATCACGACGATGGACGTGCACGCGGGCCTGCCCGTATCCACGGCAGAGTTGCAGCCCGGCCAGCAAGTGGCGGTCGTCGTCGTCCGGAAGAGCGCGCTCAGGCTTGGCGCGGGGGTCAAGGATAAGGGTCTTTACAGCACCGTCGAGCAGGTGACGGGCAAAGAGGTCATAAAGTACGCGTTCGACGAGAGGTGA
- a CDS encoding DUF1177 domain-containing protein, which yields MSFNATLKAFDLLDDPNVNGSAVVDLLRSLGVEQVATTRIEGPRGYTDFVKAVIPGHSGKGRGGQSPTLGVIGRLGGIGARPEMIGFVSDGDGAAAAVGTALKLASMSARGDVLPGDVIVATHICPNAPTQPHEPVPFMGSPVDMSTMNDYEVAPEMDAILSVDTTRGNRIINHRGFAISPTVKEGYILRISEDLLDIMSITTGRAPVTFPITIQDITPYGNGVYHINSILQPATAGRAPVVGVAITAESMVPGCATGASHVVDVEQVVRFIIEVAKAFGKGKCRFFDPDEFKRMLALYGPMNHLQTLGGTPGGTAA from the coding sequence ATGAGTTTTAATGCAACCCTGAAGGCGTTCGATCTTCTGGACGACCCCAACGTAAACGGGTCCGCCGTCGTCGACCTCCTGCGGTCGCTGGGAGTGGAGCAGGTCGCTACTACACGTATAGAGGGCCCGCGGGGCTATACCGACTTCGTGAAGGCGGTGATCCCGGGACACTCCGGTAAAGGTCGCGGCGGGCAATCCCCAACGCTTGGGGTCATAGGGAGACTGGGAGGCATAGGGGCGCGCCCGGAAATGATCGGGTTCGTGTCGGACGGCGACGGCGCGGCGGCTGCAGTGGGGACAGCCCTGAAACTGGCCTCGATGTCCGCCAGGGGTGACGTCCTCCCCGGTGACGTCATCGTCGCGACCCACATCTGCCCGAACGCGCCCACGCAGCCCCACGAGCCGGTGCCGTTCATGGGTTCCCCCGTGGACATGTCCACGATGAATGACTATGAGGTGGCCCCAGAGATGGATGCTATACTGTCCGTGGATACGACCAGGGGGAACAGGATAATCAACCACAGGGGGTTCGCGATATCCCCAACCGTAAAGGAAGGCTACATCCTGCGGATTAGCGAGGATCTGCTGGACATTATGAGCATCACCACCGGCAGGGCCCCCGTGACATTCCCGATTACAATACAGGACATCACCCCGTATGGAAACGGGGTCTATCATATCAACAGCATACTCCAGCCGGCAACCGCCGGCCGCGCTCCAGTGGTCGGCGTCGCCATAACGGCGGAGAGCATGGTACCCGGATGCGCCACAGGGGCGAGCCACGTGGTCGATGTGGAACAGGTGGTCCGTTTCATAATCGAAGTAGCCAAAGCGTTTGGTAAGGGCAAGTGCCGCTTCTTCGATCCGGATGAGTTCAAGAGAATGCTCGCGCTCTATGGTCCGATGAACCACCTGCAGACGCTCGGCGGAACGCCCGGGGGAACGGCGGCGTGA
- a CDS encoding AroM family protein: MVVKRVLGTLTIGQSPRVDLIPEMKDILGGNVEVLEAGALDGLTLEEVQGLYPGPDDYVLVTRMADGTSVKIAERHILPRMQERIDGLVARGAEIIALVCTGEFPPFHCDRLIVRPQRVLHNTTAAVAGGLNLGVLLPDADQIPQGTRRWTGAASAVRIEPASPYGPVEAIGRAAANLREWGAQLVVMDCIGYTLAMKDTVREITGVPVVLARSIVARVVAELL; the protein is encoded by the coding sequence ATGGTTGTGAAACGGGTACTCGGAACCCTTACCATAGGTCAGTCCCCACGAGTGGACCTGATCCCCGAGATGAAGGACATTCTGGGCGGAAACGTCGAGGTCCTCGAGGCGGGCGCACTGGACGGCCTGACTCTCGAAGAGGTACAGGGGCTATATCCCGGTCCTGACGACTACGTGCTGGTAACCAGGATGGCGGATGGGACCTCGGTCAAGATTGCGGAGCGACACATACTCCCCCGGATGCAGGAGCGAATCGACGGGCTCGTCGCCCGGGGGGCGGAAATAATAGCCCTGGTCTGCACGGGCGAGTTCCCGCCGTTCCATTGCGACAGGCTGATCGTGAGGCCTCAGCGCGTGCTCCACAACACAACGGCAGCGGTGGCGGGGGGTCTCAATCTGGGCGTCCTTCTGCCGGACGCCGATCAGATCCCTCAGGGGACCAGGCGCTGGACCGGGGCGGCATCAGCCGTCAGGATCGAGCCGGCGTCCCCTTACGGTCCCGTCGAGGCCATCGGGCGCGCAGCCGCCAATCTGCGCGAATGGGGTGCACAGCTCGTCGTCATGGACTGCATCGGATACACGCTCGCCATGAAGGATACCGTGCGCGAGATAACCGGAGTACCCGTGGTGCTGGCGCGGTCGATCGTCGCCAGGGTGGTCGCCGAGCTGCTGTAG
- a CDS encoding aminopeptidase, giving the protein MGLSAGEPTLIVTDTDRLDVGKALFEAAGSLGADAVMTVMKPRLVNGEEPPPGVAAAMAASRVVLCPTSKSLTHTQARAAAARTGSRIATMPGITPDMLYEGAMTADYRKVSDLTLKVAGLLTNATSARIVYEGRVLSMSLAGRKAVASTGRFLNPGESGNLPSGEAYIAPVEGTADGEMWVDGSVAGLGKVQGPLLVSIQRGTASSFSGWGARELERMLATPDARNVAELGIGTNDRARLTGTVLEDEKIYGSVHIAFGDNSTFGGTVKAGIHIDCIMLRPDLYLDDRLVIRAGEFVA; this is encoded by the coding sequence ATGGGTCTTTCAGCGGGGGAGCCGACCCTGATCGTGACGGACACGGACAGGCTCGATGTCGGAAAGGCCCTCTTCGAAGCAGCGGGGAGCCTGGGAGCCGACGCCGTGATGACGGTGATGAAACCCAGGTTAGTGAACGGAGAGGAACCGCCACCCGGCGTGGCTGCCGCAATGGCAGCGTCAAGGGTTGTCCTCTGCCCCACCTCCAAATCCCTCACCCACACGCAGGCCAGGGCTGCGGCCGCCCGCACGGGTTCGAGGATCGCCACCATGCCCGGCATTACCCCCGACATGCTTTACGAGGGGGCCATGACCGCGGACTACCGGAAGGTGAGCGACCTCACTCTCAAGGTCGCCGGCCTCCTGACGAACGCCACGTCGGCGCGCATCGTGTATGAGGGCCGCGTCCTCAGCATGAGCCTCGCCGGCCGCAAGGCGGTAGCCAGCACGGGGAGGTTCCTGAACCCCGGCGAGTCGGGCAATCTCCCATCGGGAGAAGCATACATAGCCCCGGTTGAAGGCACGGCGGACGGGGAAATGTGGGTTGACGGGTCCGTGGCAGGCCTCGGTAAGGTGCAGGGCCCGCTTCTGGTGTCTATCCAGCGGGGAACAGCATCGTCGTTCTCCGGCTGGGGGGCCCGGGAGCTGGAGAGGATGCTGGCGACGCCCGATGCGAGGAACGTCGCCGAGCTCGGTATCGGGACGAACGACAGGGCGCGGTTGACGGGGACGGTCCTGGAAGACGAGAAAATCTACGGCTCCGTCCACATCGCCTTCGGGGACAACTCCACCTTCGGGGGCACGGTGAAGGCGGGCATTCATATCGACTGCATAATGCTCAGGCCCGACCTATACCTGGACGACCGGCTGGTTATCCGGGCGGGCGAATTCGTCGCGTGA